The following are encoded in a window of Streptomyces sp. SAT1 genomic DNA:
- the lgt gene encoding prolipoprotein diacylglyceryl transferase, with translation MELAYIPSPSHGVVYLGPLPLRGYAFCIIIGVFVAVWLGNKRWVARGGRSGTVADIAVWAVPFGLVGGRLYHVITDYELYFGEGRDWVNAFKVWEGGLGIWGAIALGGLGAWIGARRRGVPMPAYADAVAPGIAFAQALGRWGNWFNQELYGRETHVPWALHITSTTDGRVPGYYHPTFLYESLWCVGVGFLVIWADRRFKLGHGRAFALYVAAYCLGRGWIEYMRVDDAHHILGLRLNDWTALLVFLLAVAYIWISAKKRPGRELQVERGLPAEGETAAGAETGGTGRTASAPDGAADRAEKDTPDDAAGPVDGPAGKAGDADAKADPGPRDAGPGGADEDGAAGAPAEAGVKDEAGTAKKG, from the coding sequence ATGGAACTTGCCTACATTCCCAGCCCGTCGCACGGAGTGGTGTACCTCGGTCCCCTTCCGCTGCGCGGCTACGCGTTCTGCATCATCATCGGCGTCTTCGTAGCCGTCTGGCTCGGCAACAAGCGCTGGGTCGCCCGCGGCGGCCGGTCCGGCACGGTGGCCGACATCGCCGTCTGGGCCGTCCCGTTCGGCCTGGTGGGCGGTCGGCTCTACCACGTGATCACGGACTACGAGCTGTATTTCGGCGAGGGCCGTGACTGGGTGAACGCCTTCAAGGTGTGGGAGGGCGGCCTCGGCATCTGGGGCGCCATCGCGCTGGGCGGGCTCGGCGCGTGGATCGGCGCCCGCCGCCGCGGGGTGCCGATGCCCGCGTACGCCGACGCGGTGGCACCGGGCATCGCCTTCGCCCAGGCGCTGGGCCGCTGGGGCAACTGGTTCAACCAGGAACTGTACGGCCGGGAGACCCATGTCCCCTGGGCGCTGCACATCACCTCGACCACGGACGGCCGGGTCCCCGGGTACTACCACCCGACCTTCCTCTACGAGTCCCTGTGGTGCGTCGGCGTCGGCTTCCTGGTGATCTGGGCCGACCGCCGCTTCAAGCTGGGCCACGGCCGGGCGTTCGCCCTGTATGTCGCCGCGTACTGCCTGGGCCGCGGCTGGATCGAGTACATGCGCGTCGACGACGCCCACCACATCCTGGGCCTGCGGCTGAACGACTGGACGGCCCTGCTCGTCTTCCTGCTCGCCGTGGCCTACATCTGGATCTCGGCGAAGAAGCGGCCGGGCCGCGAACTCCAGGTCGAGCGCGGCCTGCCCGCCGAGGGCGAGACGGCGGCCGGGGCGGAGACCGGCGGGACCGGCAGGACCGCCTCCGCCCCGGACGGCGCCGCGGACAGGGCCGAGAAGGACACCCCCGACGACGCGGCCGGGCCCGTGGACGGCCCCGCCGGCAAGGCGGGGGACGCGGACGCGAAGGCGGATCCCGGCCCGCGGGACGCCGGTCCCGGCGGCGCGGACGAGGACGGCGCGGCCGGGGCCCCGGCCGAGGCCGGGGTGAAGGACGAGGCGGGTACGGCCAAGAAGGGCTGA
- a CDS encoding DsbA family protein, whose translation MSEKNHDAKRTARQRLAVQREKQKASERRRRTLIVAASVVCVLALATVIGVLAANSGKDKSSSAGPVAAPSGAQGKDGLAIPVGKDGARSTLTVWEDFRCPACQAFEAAYRPTVHSLVDSGKLRVEYHLVRLIDGNLGGSGSLRAANAAACAQDAGHFPAFHDVLYDNQPKETDDAFADNATLIRLAGKVKGLDTPAFRACVDKGTHDSWVDKSQQAFQSGGFSGTPTVLLNGKNILEDRSMTPAKLKQQVEAADKG comes from the coding sequence GTGAGCGAGAAGAACCATGACGCGAAGCGCACCGCCCGGCAGCGGCTGGCGGTCCAGCGCGAGAAGCAGAAGGCCTCGGAGCGGCGCCGGCGCACGCTGATCGTGGCCGCCAGTGTGGTCTGCGTGCTGGCCCTGGCGACGGTGATCGGCGTGCTCGCCGCGAACTCCGGCAAGGACAAGAGCAGCAGTGCGGGCCCGGTCGCGGCGCCCTCGGGCGCGCAGGGCAAGGACGGTCTCGCGATCCCGGTCGGCAAGGACGGCGCCCGGTCGACGCTCACCGTGTGGGAGGACTTCCGCTGCCCGGCCTGCCAGGCGTTCGAGGCGGCGTACCGGCCGACGGTGCACTCCCTCGTCGACTCCGGCAAGCTCCGGGTCGAGTACCACCTGGTCCGCCTGATCGACGGCAACCTCGGCGGCAGCGGCTCGCTGCGCGCGGCCAACGCGGCGGCCTGCGCCCAGGACGCCGGACACTTCCCGGCCTTCCACGACGTGCTCTACGACAACCAGCCCAAGGAGACGGACGACGCCTTCGCCGACAACGCCACGCTGATCCGGCTGGCCGGCAAGGTGAAGGGCCTGGACACCCCGGCCTTCCGCGCCTGTGTCGACAAGGGGACGCACGACAGCTGGGTCGACAAGTCCCAGCAGGCGTTCCAGTCCGGCGGCTTCTCGGGCACCCCGACCGTCCTGCTGAACGGCAAGAACATCCTGGAGGACCGGTCGATGACCCCGGCCAAGCTGAAGCAGCAGGTCGAAGCGGCCGACAAGGGATGA
- the trpA gene encoding tryptophan synthase subunit alpha, whose product MSGTIQLLSDTLAAARAEDRAALIAYLPAGFPTVDGGIEAIKAVFDGGADVVEVGLPHSDPVLDGPVIQTADDIALRGGVRIADVMRTVREAHAATGKPVLVMTYWNPIDRYGVERFTAELADAGGAGCILPDLPVQESALWREHADKHGLATVFVVAPSSKDERLTEITAAGSGFVYAASLMGVTGTRESVGAQAQDLVRRTRGTGTGLPVCVGLGVSTPAQAAEVAGFADGVIVGSAFVKRMLDAPDAAAGVEAVRELAGELARGVRGQA is encoded by the coding sequence GTGAGCGGCACCATCCAGCTTCTGTCGGACACCCTCGCCGCCGCCCGCGCCGAGGACCGCGCCGCGCTCATCGCCTACCTCCCGGCGGGCTTCCCGACCGTGGACGGCGGCATCGAGGCGATCAAGGCCGTCTTCGACGGCGGTGCCGACGTCGTGGAGGTCGGGCTGCCGCACAGCGACCCGGTCCTGGACGGCCCGGTCATCCAGACCGCCGACGACATCGCCCTGCGCGGCGGTGTGCGGATCGCGGATGTCATGCGCACGGTCCGCGAGGCGCACGCCGCCACCGGCAAGCCGGTCCTGGTCATGACGTACTGGAACCCCATCGACCGCTACGGCGTGGAGCGGTTCACCGCCGAGCTGGCCGACGCGGGCGGCGCCGGGTGCATCCTGCCCGACCTGCCCGTCCAGGAGTCCGCGCTGTGGCGCGAGCACGCCGACAAGCACGGTCTGGCGACCGTCTTCGTGGTGGCGCCCAGCAGCAAGGACGAGCGGCTCACCGAGATCACCGCCGCCGGCTCCGGCTTCGTCTACGCCGCCTCGCTCATGGGGGTCACCGGCACCCGCGAGTCGGTCGGCGCGCAGGCCCAGGACCTGGTGCGGCGCACCCGCGGCACCGGCACCGGGCTGCCCGTCTGCGTCGGGCTCGGTGTCTCCACCCCGGCCCAGGCCGCGGAGGTCGCGGGCTTCGCCGACGGTGTCATCGTCGGCTCGGCGTTCGTCAAGCGGATGCTGGACGCCCCGGACGCCGCCGCCGGTGTCGAGGCCGTCCGGGAACTGGCCGGCGAACTGGCCCGCGGGGTGCGCGGCCAGGCGTAG
- the trpB gene encoding tryptophan synthase subunit beta has protein sequence MPSEFFFPDQDGQVPSAEGYFGAYGGKFIPEALVAAVDEVAVEYDKAKADPAFARELDDLLVHYTGRPSALTEVPRFAEHAGGARVFLKREDLNHTGSHKINNVLGQALLTKRMGKTRVIAETGAGQHGVATATACALFGLDCTIYMGEIDTERQALNVARMRMLGAEVVAVKSGSRTLKDAINEAFRDWVANVDRTHYLFGTVAGPHPFPAMVRDFHRVIGVEARRQLLERAGRLPDAAVACVGGGSNAIGLFHAFIPDTGVRLIGCEPAGHGVESGEHAATLTAGEPGVLHGSRSYVLQDDEGQITEPYSISAGLDYPGIGPEHSYLKDSGRGEYRAVTDDAAMRALRLLSRTEGIIPAIESAHALAGALEVGRELGPDGLLVVNLSGRGDKDMDTAARYFGLYDTDAEVAADAADTAEIEGDAK, from the coding sequence ATGCCCAGCGAATTCTTCTTCCCTGACCAGGACGGTCAGGTCCCCAGCGCCGAGGGCTACTTCGGCGCGTACGGCGGCAAGTTCATCCCGGAGGCCCTGGTCGCCGCCGTGGACGAGGTCGCCGTCGAGTACGACAAGGCGAAGGCCGACCCCGCCTTCGCCCGTGAGCTGGACGATCTGCTCGTCCACTACACCGGCCGGCCCAGCGCCCTGACCGAGGTGCCCCGCTTCGCCGAACACGCGGGCGGCGCCCGGGTGTTCCTCAAGCGCGAGGACCTCAACCACACCGGCTCCCACAAGATCAACAACGTGCTCGGCCAGGCGCTGCTCACCAAGCGCATGGGCAAGACACGGGTGATCGCGGAGACCGGCGCAGGACAGCACGGCGTCGCCACCGCCACCGCCTGCGCCCTGTTCGGCCTGGACTGCACGATCTACATGGGCGAGATCGACACCGAGCGGCAGGCCCTGAACGTGGCCCGGATGCGCATGCTCGGCGCCGAGGTCGTGGCCGTGAAGTCCGGCAGCCGCACCCTGAAGGACGCCATCAACGAGGCGTTCCGCGACTGGGTCGCCAACGTCGACCGCACCCACTACCTGTTCGGCACCGTCGCCGGTCCGCACCCCTTCCCGGCCATGGTCCGCGACTTCCACCGGGTCATCGGCGTCGAGGCACGACGCCAGCTCCTGGAGCGCGCCGGACGGCTGCCGGACGCCGCCGTCGCGTGTGTCGGCGGCGGCTCCAACGCCATCGGCCTCTTCCACGCCTTCATCCCCGACACCGGCGTCCGCCTGATCGGCTGCGAGCCGGCCGGGCACGGCGTGGAGAGCGGCGAGCACGCGGCGACCCTGACCGCGGGCGAGCCCGGTGTGCTGCACGGCTCCCGCTCCTACGTCCTCCAGGACGACGAGGGCCAGATCACCGAGCCGTACTCCATCTCGGCCGGGCTCGACTACCCCGGCATCGGCCCCGAGCACTCCTACCTCAAGGACTCCGGCCGCGGCGAGTACCGCGCCGTCACCGACGACGCCGCCATGCGGGCGCTGCGTCTGCTGTCGCGCACCGAGGGCATCATCCCGGCCATCGAGAGCGCCCACGCGCTGGCCGGCGCCCTGGAGGTCGGCCGGGAGCTGGGCCCGGACGGGCTGCTCGTGGTCAACCTCTCCGGGCGCGGCGACAAGGACATGGACACCGCCGCCCGCTACTTCGGCCTGTACGACACCGACGCCGAGGTGGCCGCCGACGCGGCCGACACCGCCGAGATCGAGGGGGACGCCAAGTGA
- the trpM gene encoding tryptophan biosynthesis modulator TrpM: MTLTMTTADRHARLARGCRPRGCRAPARRVHGRRVRYVIGAEPGQVNGRRWQRP, encoded by the coding sequence ATGACGCTCACCATGACGACCGCCGACCGGCACGCGCGCCTGGCGCGCGGCTGCCGCCCCCGGGGCTGCCGCGCCCCGGCGCGGCGGGTGCACGGCCGGCGCGTCCGGTACGTCATCGGTGCCGAACCGGGGCAGGTCAACGGCCGTCGATGGCAGCGCCCCTGA
- the trpC gene encoding indole-3-glycerol phosphate synthase TrpC: MSVLDEIIDGVRADLSERQARVSLDELKERAAKAPAAKDGLAALGGDGVKVICEVKRSSPSKGALAAIADPAGLAADYEAGGASVISVLTEQRRFGGSLADLEAVRARVDIPVLRKDFIVTSYQLWEARAYGADLALLIVAALDQPALESLIERAVSIGLTPLVEVHDEDEVERAVDAGAKVIGVNARNLRTLEVDRDTFERVAPEIPDSVVKVAESGVRGPHDLIAYANAGADAVLVGESLVTGRDPRTAVADLVAAGAHPALRHGRG, from the coding sequence GTGAGTGTGCTCGACGAGATCATCGACGGAGTCCGTGCCGACCTTTCGGAGCGGCAGGCGCGCGTCAGCCTCGACGAGCTCAAGGAGCGCGCGGCGAAGGCGCCGGCCGCCAAGGACGGGCTCGCCGCGCTCGGCGGCGACGGCGTCAAGGTGATCTGCGAGGTCAAGCGCTCCAGCCCGTCCAAGGGCGCGCTGGCCGCGATCGCCGACCCGGCCGGACTCGCCGCCGACTACGAGGCGGGCGGCGCCTCCGTCATCTCGGTCCTCACCGAGCAGCGCCGCTTCGGCGGCTCGCTCGCCGACCTGGAGGCCGTCCGCGCCCGCGTGGACATTCCCGTGCTGCGCAAGGACTTCATCGTCACGTCGTACCAGCTGTGGGAGGCCCGTGCCTACGGCGCCGACCTCGCCCTGCTGATCGTCGCCGCCCTCGACCAGCCGGCCCTGGAGTCGCTGATCGAGCGCGCCGTGTCCATCGGGCTCACCCCGCTCGTGGAGGTCCACGACGAGGACGAGGTCGAGCGCGCGGTGGACGCCGGCGCCAAGGTGATCGGCGTCAACGCGCGTAACCTGCGGACGCTGGAGGTCGACCGCGACACCTTCGAGCGCGTCGCGCCGGAGATCCCGGACAGCGTCGTCAAGGTCGCCGAGTCCGGGGTCCGCGGCCCGCACGACCTGATCGCCTACGCCAACGCCGGCGCCGACGCCGTCCTGGTCGGCGAGTCCCTGGTCACCGGCCGCGACCCGAGGACGGCCGTCGCCGACCTGGTGGCCGCCGGGGCGCACCCCGCACTGCGGCACGGCCGCGGCTGA
- a CDS encoding DUF2752 domain-containing protein has protein sequence MRQVNADSQRAPRGRTPVPGPRGARDDGTAPGARPGQVLGRLAVPGAVLAAVAGAFAYVAVVDPGEPGHYPACPLLRLTGLYCPGCGGLRSAHAFAHGDLLTALRDNAPAVLGYLAFAVLWTLWTVHAIRGRPLRLTPPPALLWSLGALFALFAVVRNLPFGGWLHP, from the coding sequence ATGCGACAGGTGAACGCAGACAGTCAGCGGGCGCCGCGCGGCCGGACGCCCGTCCCGGGCCCCCGGGGCGCCCGCGACGACGGGACGGCTCCCGGGGCGCGTCCCGGACAGGTGCTCGGACGGCTCGCCGTACCCGGCGCGGTGCTCGCGGCCGTCGCCGGTGCCTTCGCGTACGTCGCGGTGGTGGACCCCGGCGAGCCGGGGCACTACCCCGCCTGCCCGCTGCTGCGCCTCACCGGCCTGTACTGCCCCGGCTGCGGCGGACTGCGCAGCGCCCACGCCTTCGCCCACGGCGACCTCCTCACGGCCCTGCGGGACAACGCCCCGGCCGTCCTCGGCTATCTGGCCTTCGCCGTGCTGTGGACCCTGTGGACCGTCCACGCGATCCGCGGGCGCCCCCTGCGTCTCACGCCGCCCCCGGCGCTCCTGTGGAGCCTGGGCGCCCTGTTCGCGCTCTTCGCCGTTGTCCGGAACCTGCCGTTCGGCGGCTGGCTCCACCCTTGA
- a CDS encoding HGxxPAAW family protein, with protein sequence MAGSSHGHTPAAWTGVIIAFIGFCAGGAFMVMAQPVGFWVSMGIVLLGGVVGGVMRLMGMGQKNEHPVHQVAAKGAPAGAKG encoded by the coding sequence ATGGCGGGCAGCAGCCACGGTCACACCCCGGCCGCCTGGACCGGTGTCATCATCGCCTTCATCGGTTTCTGCGCCGGTGGCGCCTTCATGGTGATGGCCCAGCCCGTCGGCTTCTGGGTCAGCATGGGCATCGTGCTGCTCGGCGGTGTCGTCGGCGGCGTCATGCGCCTGATGGGCATGGGTCAGAAGAACGAGCACCCGGTGCACCAGGTGGCCGCCAAGGGCGCCCCGGCCGGCGCCAAGGGCTGA
- a CDS encoding TIGR02234 family membrane protein, producing the protein MEYVTAVPHPRPEAAAARSGRRSLAVALLCGAAGAAVALLASRQRWAEGTASVAGGAFPLTAKGSDITGVPAALAVVGLAALVAVFAVRRSGRVLVAALLALSGAGTVAAALNGASDGGALDERAAQASGDTAATAASLSHTGWPYVAAAGGVLLLLAGLLALRYGRSWPAMSGRYERSGAPRPRAAKPLDPDRPEDLWKALDRGEDPTGTGPA; encoded by the coding sequence GTGGAGTACGTGACTGCCGTACCTCACCCCCGTCCCGAGGCCGCCGCCGCCCGCTCCGGCCGCCGCAGCCTCGCCGTCGCCCTGCTGTGCGGGGCGGCCGGCGCCGCCGTGGCGCTGCTGGCCTCCCGGCAGCGCTGGGCGGAGGGCACCGCGTCGGTGGCCGGCGGGGCCTTCCCGCTGACCGCCAAGGGCAGCGACATCACGGGCGTGCCCGCGGCGCTCGCCGTCGTGGGACTGGCCGCGCTGGTCGCCGTCTTCGCGGTCCGCCGCTCCGGGCGCGTGCTGGTCGCCGCCCTGCTCGCGCTCTCCGGCGCGGGTACCGTCGCCGCCGCCCTCAACGGCGCCTCCGACGGCGGCGCGCTCGACGAGAGGGCCGCGCAGGCGTCCGGCGACACCGCCGCGACCGCCGCCTCGCTCAGTCACACCGGCTGGCCCTACGTCGCCGCGGCCGGCGGCGTGCTGCTCCTGCTCGCCGGTCTGCTGGCCCTGCGCTACGGCAGGTCGTGGCCCGCGATGTCCGGCCGCTACGAACGCTCCGGCGCGCCGCGCCCCCGCGCGGCCAAGCCCCTCGACCCCGACCGGCCCGAGGATCTCTGGAAGGCCCTCGACCGCGGCGAGGACCCGACCGGCACGGGCCCCGCCTGA
- a CDS encoding anthranilate synthase component I — protein sequence MDLDTFRKLAGDRRVIPVTRKLLADGDTPVALYRKLAAERPGTFLLESAENGRSWSRYSFVGVRSSATLTARDGRTHWLGSPPVGVPVEGDPLAALRATVEALHTPRDLAQDLGLPPFTGGMVGYLGYDIVRRLEKVGPGERDDLKLPELTMLLTSDLAVLDHWDGTVLLIANAINHNDLDTGVDEAYADAVARLDAMEADLSRPVAQPPAALPPSELPEYTARWGGADFRAAVEDVKERIRAGEAFQVVPSQRFETPCTASALDVYRVLRATNPSPYMYLFRLDGFDVVGSSPEALVKVEDGRAMVHPIAGTRPRGATPQQDQALADELLADPKERAEHLMLVDLGRNDLGRVCEPGSVEVVDFMSIERYSHVMHIVSTVTGRVAAGRTAFDVLTACFPAGTLSGAPKPRALQIIDELEPSRRGLYGGCVGYLDFAGDSDTAIAIRTALLRDGTAYVQAGAGIVADSDPVAEDTECRNKAAAVLRAVHTANRLAP from the coding sequence ATGGACCTCGACACCTTCCGCAAGCTGGCCGGCGACCGCCGCGTCATCCCGGTCACCCGCAAGCTCCTCGCCGACGGCGACACCCCCGTCGCGCTCTACCGCAAGCTCGCCGCCGAGCGCCCCGGCACCTTCCTGCTGGAGTCCGCGGAGAACGGCCGCTCCTGGTCCCGCTACTCCTTCGTGGGCGTCCGCAGCTCCGCCACGCTCACCGCGCGCGACGGCCGCACCCACTGGCTGGGCAGCCCGCCGGTCGGCGTCCCCGTCGAGGGCGACCCGCTCGCCGCCCTGCGGGCCACCGTCGAGGCCCTGCACACCCCGCGCGACCTCGCCCAGGACCTGGGCCTGCCGCCCTTCACCGGCGGCATGGTCGGCTACCTCGGCTACGACATCGTGCGCCGCCTGGAGAAGGTCGGCCCCGGCGAGCGCGACGACCTGAAGCTGCCCGAGCTGACCATGCTGCTCACCTCGGACCTGGCCGTCCTCGACCACTGGGACGGCACGGTCCTGCTGATCGCCAACGCGATCAACCACAACGACCTCGACACCGGCGTCGACGAGGCGTACGCGGACGCCGTCGCCCGCCTCGACGCGATGGAGGCCGACCTGTCCCGGCCCGTCGCCCAGCCCCCGGCCGCGCTGCCGCCCTCCGAGCTGCCCGAGTACACCGCCCGCTGGGGCGGCGCCGACTTCCGGGCGGCCGTGGAGGACGTCAAGGAGCGCATCCGCGCGGGCGAGGCGTTCCAGGTCGTGCCCTCGCAGCGGTTCGAGACGCCGTGCACGGCGAGCGCCCTGGACGTCTACCGGGTGCTGCGGGCCACCAACCCCTCGCCGTACATGTACCTGTTCCGCCTCGACGGCTTCGACGTCGTCGGCTCCTCGCCCGAGGCGCTGGTCAAGGTGGAGGACGGGCGGGCCATGGTCCACCCCATCGCCGGTACCCGGCCGCGCGGCGCCACCCCGCAGCAGGACCAGGCCCTCGCCGACGAACTCCTCGCCGACCCCAAGGAGCGCGCCGAGCACCTGATGCTCGTCGACCTCGGCCGCAACGACCTGGGCCGGGTCTGCGAACCGGGCTCCGTCGAGGTCGTCGACTTCATGTCCATCGAGCGCTACTCGCACGTGATGCACATCGTCTCCACCGTGACCGGCCGCGTCGCCGCCGGCCGCACCGCCTTCGACGTGCTCACCGCCTGCTTCCCGGCCGGCACCCTGTCCGGCGCGCCCAAGCCGCGCGCCCTCCAGATCATCGACGAGCTCGAACCCTCCCGGCGCGGCCTGTACGGCGGCTGCGTCGGCTACCTCGACTTCGCCGGGGACTCCGACACCGCCATCGCCATCCGCACCGCCCTGCTGCGCGACGGCACCGCCTACGTCCAGGCGGGCGCGGGCATCGTCGCCGACTCCGACCCGGTCGCCGAGGACACCGAGTGCCGCAACAAGGCCGCCGCCGTGCTGCGCGCGGTCCACACCGCCAACCGGCTGGCCCCGTAG
- the hisI gene encoding phosphoribosyl-AMP cyclohydrolase: MAPMTSTPGTARSSSLDPEIAARLKRGADGLVPAIAQQYDTGEVLMLGWMDDEALHRTLTTGRCTYWSRSRREYWVKGDTSGHVQWVKSVALDCDADTLLVKVDQVGAACHTGDRTCFDADVLRADATAGPDATAGPDASAASAASAEPSVPAPDGASGRADSGAPAADQ, from the coding sequence ATGGCACCCATGACCAGCACGCCCGGCACCGCCCGGTCCAGCAGCCTCGACCCCGAGATCGCCGCGCGGCTCAAGCGCGGCGCCGACGGACTCGTCCCCGCCATCGCCCAGCAGTACGACACCGGCGAGGTGCTCATGCTCGGCTGGATGGACGACGAGGCGCTGCACCGCACCCTGACCACCGGACGCTGCACCTACTGGTCGCGCAGCCGCCGGGAGTACTGGGTCAAGGGCGACACCTCAGGGCACGTCCAGTGGGTGAAGTCGGTCGCGCTGGACTGCGACGCCGACACCCTGCTGGTCAAGGTCGACCAGGTCGGCGCCGCCTGCCACACCGGCGACCGCACCTGCTTCGACGCCGACGTGCTGCGCGCGGACGCCACCGCCGGGCCGGACGCCACCGCAGGACCGGACGCGTCCGCCGCGTCCGCCGCGTCCGCCGAGCCCTCCGTGCCCGCCCCGGACGGGGCGTCCGGCCGCGCGGATTCCGGCGCACCGGCCGCGGATCAGTAG
- a CDS encoding TIGR03085 family metal-binding protein, translated as MSTFAKRERLLLADLLETAGPEAPTLCEGWRTRDLAAHVVVRERRPDAAGGALIKPLAGRLEKVLEEYAAKPYEELIQLIRTGPPRFSPFQLKQVDEAANTVEFYVHAEDVRRAQPDWAPRELDPVFQEALWSRLERTARLLGRGIPTGLVLRRPNGQTTVAHRGTPVVTATGEPAELLLFAFGRQGKARVELEGEQEAIAKVSETRQLGF; from the coding sequence ATGTCGACCTTCGCCAAGCGTGAACGGCTTCTGCTCGCCGACCTCTTGGAAACCGCGGGGCCCGAGGCACCCACCCTCTGCGAGGGCTGGCGCACCCGTGATCTCGCGGCGCACGTGGTGGTGCGTGAGCGGCGCCCGGACGCGGCCGGCGGCGCGCTGATCAAGCCGCTGGCGGGGCGTCTGGAGAAGGTGCTGGAGGAGTACGCGGCGAAGCCGTACGAGGAGCTGATCCAGCTCATCAGGACCGGGCCGCCGCGGTTCTCACCCTTCCAGCTCAAGCAGGTGGACGAGGCGGCCAACACCGTCGAGTTCTATGTGCACGCCGAGGACGTGCGGCGGGCGCAGCCCGACTGGGCGCCGCGCGAGCTGGACCCGGTCTTCCAGGAGGCCCTGTGGTCGCGTCTGGAGCGCACCGCGCGGCTGCTGGGCCGGGGCATCCCGACGGGTCTGGTGCTGCGCCGGCCCAACGGCCAGACGACCGTCGCCCATCGCGGGACCCCGGTGGTCACGGCGACGGGCGAGCCGGCGGAGCTGCTGCTGTTCGCCTTCGGGCGGCAGGGCAAGGCCCGGGTGGAGCTGGAGGGCGAGCAGGAGGCCATCGCGAAGGTCTCGGAGACCAGGCAGCTGGGGTTCTGA
- a CDS encoding MFS transporter, translated as MTTTLTPPAGLHGRPAHRDPNVLRWLGGYLSSAVGDNVYYIALSWAAVQSGTPAQAGLVTAAGALPRALLMLGGGVVADRYGPRRVVLGSTAVRSVLVLTAAVLLLVASPGLWTLGAVAVLFGLVDAVFLPAAGALPGRIAARDQLARVQGMRGLAVRLANVFGGPLGGLGVALGGTAGAFGLAALLVGMSLPLLFLVRVGGPAPGTAEPARRALGAELRDGLRHIRQDPVLRPLVLAIALSDLGFVGPMNLGLTLLAQQRDWGTSGLGWVLAGFGTGAGAASLLLTWRGRIPRAGAVAALANVVSAVAVAALALMPSVPAAAVTALLIGVSAGLAGALCGALVQARAGAAYLGRVTSVSTLVGFGVAPLTFPLVGAGVALWGTGPVFAGCAAISGLAGLVVLGARDLRRAELP; from the coding sequence GTGACCACCACGCTCACGCCCCCGGCCGGTCTGCACGGCAGACCCGCCCACCGCGACCCGAACGTCCTGCGCTGGCTCGGCGGATACCTCTCCTCCGCGGTCGGCGACAACGTCTACTACATCGCCCTGTCCTGGGCGGCCGTCCAGTCCGGCACCCCCGCGCAGGCCGGTCTCGTCACCGCCGCCGGCGCGCTGCCCCGCGCCCTGCTGATGCTGGGCGGGGGAGTGGTGGCCGACCGCTACGGGCCGCGCCGGGTGGTCCTCGGCAGCACCGCCGTCCGCTCCGTCCTCGTGCTGACCGCGGCCGTCCTGCTGCTGGTCGCGAGCCCCGGGCTGTGGACGCTGGGCGCGGTCGCCGTGCTCTTCGGGCTCGTCGACGCCGTCTTCCTGCCCGCCGCGGGCGCCCTGCCCGGCCGGATCGCCGCCCGCGACCAGCTCGCCCGCGTCCAGGGCATGCGCGGCCTCGCCGTCCGCCTCGCCAATGTTTTCGGCGGCCCGCTCGGCGGCCTGGGCGTCGCCCTCGGCGGCACCGCGGGGGCCTTCGGCCTCGCCGCCCTCCTCGTCGGCATGTCCCTGCCGCTGCTGTTCCTGGTGCGGGTCGGCGGCCCCGCCCCCGGTACCGCCGAACCCGCCCGGCGCGCCCTCGGCGCCGAACTGCGCGACGGCCTGCGCCACATCCGCCAGGACCCCGTCCTGCGCCCCCTGGTCCTGGCCATCGCCCTCAGCGACCTCGGCTTCGTCGGCCCGATGAACCTCGGCCTCACCCTGCTCGCCCAGCAGCGCGACTGGGGGACCTCCGGCCTCGGCTGGGTGCTCGCCGGCTTCGGCACCGGCGCCGGGGCGGCCTCGCTCCTGCTCACCTGGCGCGGCCGGATACCGCGCGCCGGGGCGGTGGCCGCCCTCGCCAACGTCGTCTCCGCCGTCGCGGTCGCCGCCCTGGCCCTGATGCCGTCCGTACCCGCGGCCGCCGTCACGGCCCTGCTCATCGGCGTGAGCGCGGGCCTCGCCGGAGCACTGTGCGGGGCCCTGGTCCAGGCCCGCGCGGGCGCCGCCTACCTCGGCCGGGTCACCTCGGTCTCCACGCTCGTCGGGTTCGGCGTCGCGCCGCTCACCTTCCCGCTGGTCGGCGCGGGCGTCGCCCTGTGGGGCACCGGTCCCGTCTTCGCGGGCTGCGCCGCGATCAGCGGCCTGGCCGGACTCGTCGTCCTGGGCGCCCGCGACCTGCGCCGCGCCGAACTCCCCTGA